The following proteins come from a genomic window of Aspergillus luchuensis IFO 4308 DNA, chromosome 3, nearly complete sequence:
- a CDS encoding uncharacterized protein (COG:Q;~EggNog:ENOG410PFJE;~InterPro:IPR036291,IPR002347;~PFAM:PF08659,PF00106,PF13561;~TransMembrane:2 (i64-83o103-122i);~go_process: GO:0055114 - oxidation-reduction process [Evidence IEA]) → MTTPKLIHTHPLQPTTTTSSNSNTNPPLTIDLLLKTLTRTILHPIPSYILLLCLRAQATPYTSLPFIIAIVYSALLTLIYILSTLNHQLAYGAPRTVDLSNEVVVVTGGASGLGLLIARIYALRGASVAVLDLRGISDDEVEEMGLGGCYVCDVSDRGALEEVVGRVAEELGTPTILIHCAAARINGLPLQQLSPEAFQKTINTNLLAAVHAYQVFLPYMLAAPDGGTIVTVSSVLGQLCAAGLADYSASKAGLSALHRSLEAELRQSGDDAKVKMVLVEPGQISTPLFESVQTPNRFFAPVLEPVQVAQAIVSAVDSGRGGVIRLPAFAMLVNWYAVLPASVQRLARYLSGIDGAVAQASSKPGTADSSSQQLQTELDHVKED, encoded by the exons ATGACCACCCCAAAActcatccacacccaccccctccaacccaccaccaccaccagcagcaattcCAACACAAACCCCCCCCTAAccatcgacctcctcctcaaaaCCCTCACCcgcaccatcctccaccccatcccctcaTACATTCTCCTCCTATGCCTCCGCGCCCAAGCAACCCCCTAcacttccctccccttcatcatcgccatcgtctactccgccctcctcaccctcatctaCATCCTCAGCACACTCAACCACCAATTAGCTTACGGGGCCCCGCGCACCGTCGATCTCTCCAATGAAGTGGTGGTCGTGACGGGCGGAGCGAGCGGGTTGGGTTTACTCATTGCGAGGATATATGCGCTGCGTGGCGCCTCCGTAGCGGTTTTGGATCTTCGGGGGATAtcggatgatgaggtggaagagatggggttgggggggTGTTATGTTTGTGATGTTTCCGATAGGGGggctttggaggaggtggtggggagggttgcggaggag TTGGGCACTCCTACCATTTTGATCCATTGCGCAGCTGCAAGAATCAACGGTCTCCCCTTGCAACAACTCTCTCCCGAGGCTTTCCAGAAGACTATCAACACCAATCTACTCGCCGCCGTTCATGCCTATCAGGTTTTCTTGCCGTATATGCTGGCTGCGCCGGACGGTGGGACCATTGTTACGGTGAGTTCGGTGCTCGGGCAGCTGTGTGCGGCTGGCTTGGCGGATTACTCGGCTAGTAAAGCTGGGTTGAGCGCGTTGCATCGCTCGCTTGAGGCCGAACTTCGACAATCCGGGGACGATGCAAAAGTCAAAATGGTTTTGGTGGAGCCGGGCCAGATCTCAACGCCGCTGTTTGAATCCGTCCAGACGCCCAACCGGTTCTTTGCCCCCGTATTGGAGCCAGTTCAGGTCGCGCAGGCTATTGTCTCGGCTGTCGACAGCGGCAGGGGTGGCGTGATAAGGTTGCCTGCGTTTGCCATGCTGGTGAACTGGTATGCGGTGTTGCCGGCGAGCGTGCAGCGGTTGGCGCGGTACCTGAGCGGGATTGATGGCGCGGTAGCACAGGCGTCGTCCAAACCCGGCACGGCTGATTCGTCCAGCCAGCAGTTGCAGACTGAGTTGGATCACGTGAAA
- a CDS encoding putative zinc metallopeptidase (COG:F;~EggNog:ENOG410PK4X;~InterPro:IPR032466), with amino-acid sequence MRAFVEVDHTVNLTCLEAGIALKDEWKEACAVQIVSFAQDPIFSGEHGNHNRRLMEEAVQQPQVDVIGTTPYVESSIDASKQNIIWAIERALECRKHVDFHLDYNLDTGKEALVWFVLRTLKERGWTSQSTDKRVMLGHCTRLTLFSDEEWGLLAQEIRDNDLPVSFVGLPTSDMYMASPPSSKSHDRPRGTLQVLEMIKKYGLDTVIGINNVGNTFTPWGSEDPLSLACLGVGVYQAGTKANAQLLYECVSTRARAAIGLSSSEALALNQGSRADILLFYDVDDTGCNVSRPRHGVAGIVWDPPAKASRELVVGGQLKASPCSLCPKSAFDFV; translated from the coding sequence ATGAGGGCATTCGTGGAGGTAGATCATACTGTAAACCTCACTTGTCTTGAAGCTGGTATCGCTCTCAAGGATGAGTGGAAAGAGGCATGTGCAGTGCAAATAGTGTCATTTGCGCAGGACCCGATATTCTCGGGTGAGCATGGGAACCATAACCGTCGGCTCATGGAAGAAGCGGTGCAACAGCCGCAGGTGGATGTCATCGGGACAACACCCTACGTTGAGTCGTCGATCGATGCATCGaaacagaatattatatGGGCGATCGAGCGTGCCCTAGAGTGCAGAAAGCATGTGGACTTCCATCTCGACTATAACCTCGACACCGGGAAGGAGGCACTGGTATGGTTTGTTTTGCGCACgttgaaggagagggggTGGACATCGCAGTCAACGGATAAGCGGGTCATGCTGGGGCACTGCACGCGATTGACGCTGTTCAGTGATGAAGAATGGGGTCTTCTTGCACAAGAGATCCGGGATAATGACCTTCCCGTTAGCTTTGTTGGGCTACCGACGAGCGACATGTACATggcctctccaccatcttcgaAGAGCCATGATCGGCCACGGGGTACATTGCAGGTCTTGGAGATGATAAAGAAGTATGGCTTGGACACGGTGATTGGAATCAACAATGTTGGCAACACTTTCACGCCCTGGGGCTCCGAAGACCCCCTGTCGTTGGCGTGTCTAGGAGTGGGTGTCTATCAAGCCGGGACCAAGGCGAATGCCCAGCTATTGTACGAATGCGTGTCAACCAGAGCTCGCGCAGCAATCGGACTTTCGTCATCCGaggccttggccttgaaccAGGGAAGTCGTGCAGATATCCTGCTGTTCTATGACGTGGATGACACTGGTTGTAACGTGTCGAGACCGCGACATGGTGTTGCAGGCATCGTCTGGGACCCGCCAGCCAAGGCTAGCAGAGAGCTCGTAGTTGGTGGCCAACTAAAGGCTTCTCCATGTTCATTGTGTCCGAAATCTGCGTTTGACTTTGTGTAG